Proteins encoded within one genomic window of Acidobacteriota bacterium:
- a CDS encoding Glu/Leu/Phe/Val dehydrogenase, whose protein sequence is MGLTETLIGRFEMAAEKLNLDQNLRKLLRFPGREFVVNLPVHMDNGEIRVFESYRVQHHIASGPMQGGLRYRPDITLDEMRALALWSTYTCAVVDVPFGGSMGGILCDPKELSQSELERMTRRYISEMLDILGTERDILAPDLSTDQQVMAWIMDTYSMHARHTVRSIVTGKPFEMGGSHFSREAIGYGATCMINESAKKLGMSPDKTRVNIQGAGRRGGSAAQFLYEAGYVITGIADLGGGVYNPNGLNIPDVLYYFGQKGTLEGYPEGDAINDEELLTMDCDVLVPAFRQQQITAEVARKTKCRILCEIAYGATTGMAEPILDYRGVFVIPAILGESGGAGIRYFEWVQNRMGFTWRKDVVKERLTDMVNGAFHHVVNMSEKHGVNLRMGAYMLGLERMARDLTLRGIYA, encoded by the coding sequence ATGGGCCTGACTGAAACGCTCATTGGGCGTTTTGAAATGGCCGCCGAAAAACTGAACCTGGATCAGAACCTGCGAAAGTTACTGCGGTTTCCAGGCCGCGAGTTTGTGGTAAACCTTCCAGTTCACATGGATAACGGTGAAATTCGTGTCTTTGAGAGCTATCGTGTCCAACACCACATTGCCAGCGGTCCAATGCAGGGTGGGCTGCGATATCGCCCAGACATTACCCTTGACGAAATGCGCGCCCTGGCGTTGTGGTCAACCTATACCTGTGCGGTGGTGGATGTCCCGTTTGGCGGATCCATGGGAGGCATTCTCTGTGACCCGAAAGAATTATCCCAATCGGAACTCGAACGCATGACTCGCCGCTACATCTCTGAAATGCTTGATATCCTTGGCACGGAACGCGATATCCTTGCGCCAGACCTGAGTACTGACCAGCAGGTCATGGCCTGGATCATGGATACCTACTCGATGCACGCCCGCCATACCGTGCGGTCAATTGTGACTGGCAAACCCTTTGAAATGGGAGGCTCCCACTTTTCACGTGAAGCCATTGGCTATGGGGCCACCTGTATGATCAACGAGTCAGCCAAAAAGCTGGGAATGTCGCCTGACAAAACCCGCGTCAATATCCAGGGGGCTGGTCGGCGCGGTGGATCAGCCGCCCAGTTCCTGTATGAAGCCGGCTATGTCATTACTGGAATTGCTGATTTGGGCGGCGGTGTCTATAACCCCAATGGCCTCAATATCCCAGATGTGCTCTATTATTTTGGCCAGAAAGGAACGCTCGAAGGATATCCAGAAGGTGATGCCATCAACGACGAAGAATTGCTCACCATGGATTGCGACGTGCTGGTCCCAGCCTTCCGCCAACAACAGATCACGGCTGAAGTGGCTCGTAAAACCAAATGCCGGATTCTGTGTGAAATTGCCTATGGCGCGACGACAGGTATGGCTGAACCAATCCTGGATTACCGGGGGGTGTTTGTGATTCCAGCCATTCTGGGTGAAAGCGGTGGCGCGGGCATTCGCTATTTTGAATGGGTCCAAAACCGAATGGGCTTCACCTGGCGCAAAGATGTCGTTAAAGAACGCCTGACTGATATGGTGAATGGGGCCTTCCACCATGTGGTGAATATGTCTGAAAAACATGGTGTGAATTTGCGCATGGGTGCCTATATGCTGGGTCTTGAACGCATGGCCCGTGACCTGACGTTGCGTGGGATTTACGCCTAA
- a CDS encoding serine/threonine protein kinase yields the protein MSLGTIDQPSGTVLDGKYRLEAPIGLGGFGVVYRAIHLGLGRAVAVKILHANVSNATAEELERFRLEGVSTCRIDHPNAISILDFGITADGFAYLVMELLDGRLLVDELREKLKLSLQRATEIIVPVCDVLAEAHSAGIVHRDIKPDNIYLHQTKRGEVVKVLDFGIAKLSGSAANVSGRSLTGAGIVMGTPEYMAPERVRNKAYDGRSDVYSLGIMMYQMLSGRLPFESQDGDLVAVMWMQANDPPPSLRQYVPEIPVEIESLIFRALSKQAVLRPTAEEFADELIRITHHKRQLFLSSSTFSPTVESPTSQGTSPEADPVMFLHREDSSPGPSGQITQPTLHSPPTAPILLEPATIRTEIPFALTPNLPSKVVLFDVPPTAPPDIDRTAPLVSQLPKPPEPSPTAEKATEERVFPIPVTGPWDAKQFEDQLFAVVDSSDTIPAVEESDLTSIEDQSPEPAPVPEPVLVTELSVISVQNIEPEPTPTVEVPPPPPPAELVQRMAVPLDLPATVGEIRRFVGHSAVTSIAFAPNGRHFVSAKQDKTMALLETETGKEVSTFGNRRIFPYRCAVFSPDSCLVAVSGTDDAIRIYDLATGQEQNRLSGHQQVTALAFSPDGKRLLSGSQDSSLCLWELQDRTQLHRMQGHIDNVANIVFASNGSFALSIGLSGDLHLWNLETGQEVQSLLSDAARSEAISVRVSIDGRRVLGGDSHPGHSGGETKQRMRRLEGKATPIGSGVAISPDRTKAISSSQDTTLRLWDLVEGREAARFLGHGNYVTSVAISADGTQALSGSEDRTIRLWDLVSGQELVCCMGHKDKVYKVAFLPGDRHAISCSYDGTVRLWGLWKN from the coding sequence ATGTCATTGGGCACCATTGATCAACCATCTGGAACTGTGCTGGACGGAAAATACCGTCTTGAAGCCCCCATCGGCCTGGGAGGGTTTGGGGTTGTCTATCGGGCGATCCACCTCGGGCTGGGTCGGGCGGTGGCGGTCAAAATCCTGCATGCCAATGTCAGTAATGCCACCGCTGAAGAACTGGAACGCTTTCGGCTTGAAGGTGTCTCAACCTGCCGGATTGACCATCCAAATGCCATTTCAATTCTCGATTTTGGCATCACGGCGGATGGGTTTGCCTACCTGGTGATGGAATTGCTCGATGGCCGGCTGCTGGTTGATGAACTGCGTGAGAAATTAAAACTTTCCCTTCAACGGGCAACCGAAATCATTGTCCCGGTCTGTGATGTTCTGGCCGAAGCTCATTCCGCCGGGATTGTCCATCGCGATATTAAACCGGACAATATCTATCTCCATCAAACCAAACGCGGCGAAGTGGTGAAAGTCCTGGATTTTGGGATTGCCAAACTCTCGGGTTCAGCCGCCAATGTCAGTGGTCGGAGCCTGACGGGGGCCGGAATTGTGATGGGAACGCCGGAATATATGGCTCCGGAACGTGTTCGAAATAAAGCCTATGACGGACGGTCTGACGTTTATAGCCTGGGCATTATGATGTATCAAATGCTCAGTGGTCGGCTTCCATTTGAATCACAAGACGGCGATCTGGTCGCGGTGATGTGGATGCAGGCCAATGATCCGCCGCCGTCGTTGCGACAATATGTTCCTGAAATTCCGGTTGAAATTGAATCGCTGATCTTTCGGGCGCTCTCGAAACAGGCGGTGTTGCGGCCCACGGCTGAGGAATTTGCGGATGAACTCATCCGAATCACACACCATAAACGGCAGTTGTTTTTGTCAAGCTCCACATTCAGCCCGACGGTAGAGTCCCCAACCTCACAGGGAACATCACCTGAAGCGGATCCGGTCATGTTTTTGCACCGGGAAGACTCAAGCCCAGGACCTTCGGGTCAGATTACCCAACCGACGCTTCATTCCCCCCCAACGGCACCGATTTTGTTGGAGCCGGCGACAATTCGAACTGAAATCCCCTTTGCACTTACCCCGAATTTGCCGTCAAAAGTTGTTTTGTTTGACGTGCCCCCAACGGCTCCGCCTGATATTGATCGCACCGCCCCACTCGTCTCTCAACTCCCAAAGCCACCAGAGCCATCACCCACTGCTGAAAAGGCAACTGAAGAGCGGGTGTTTCCGATTCCAGTTACCGGGCCCTGGGATGCCAAACAGTTTGAAGACCAGCTTTTTGCCGTGGTTGATTCGTCCGATACCATCCCGGCAGTTGAGGAATCGGATCTGACTTCCATTGAAGACCAATCGCCGGAGCCGGCCCCCGTCCCCGAACCGGTGCTGGTCACTGAACTGTCAGTCATTTCAGTTCAAAACATTGAGCCGGAACCGACTCCAACGGTTGAAGTCCCGCCACCGCCACCACCGGCTGAACTCGTTCAACGGATGGCGGTTCCACTTGATTTGCCGGCTACAGTCGGAGAAATCCGGCGCTTCGTGGGCCACTCCGCCGTCACCAGCATTGCGTTTGCCCCCAATGGCCGCCACTTTGTTTCAGCTAAACAGGATAAGACCATGGCCCTGCTCGAAACTGAAACTGGAAAAGAGGTAAGCACTTTCGGGAATCGGCGAATTTTTCCATACCGCTGTGCTGTTTTTTCACCTGATAGTTGCCTGGTGGCGGTGAGCGGCACTGACGATGCCATCCGAATTTATGACCTTGCCACCGGTCAGGAACAAAACCGTTTATCAGGCCATCAGCAAGTCACGGCACTGGCGTTTTCACCTGATGGAAAACGGCTGTTATCGGGCAGTCAGGACAGCAGTTTATGTCTCTGGGAATTGCAAGACCGGACGCAACTCCATCGAATGCAAGGTCATATCGACAATGTGGCCAATATTGTCTTTGCTTCGAATGGGTCGTTTGCCTTGTCAATTGGATTAAGTGGCGACCTGCACTTATGGAATTTGGAAACCGGGCAGGAAGTCCAGTCACTCCTTTCGGATGCAGCCAGATCAGAAGCAATCAGCGTTCGGGTTTCAATTGATGGGCGGCGGGTGCTCGGAGGTGATTCTCATCCAGGTCATTCGGGAGGTGAAACCAAGCAGCGCATGCGACGACTGGAAGGCAAAGCCACGCCAATCGGTAGCGGTGTGGCGATTTCCCCAGATCGAACCAAAGCAATTTCAAGCAGCCAGGACACAACGTTGCGGCTGTGGGATCTGGTTGAAGGCCGCGAAGCCGCCCGTTTTCTGGGACATGGAAATTATGTCACGAGCGTCGCAATTTCGGCTGACGGCACTCAGGCGCTTTCCGGCAGTGAAGATCGCACCATCCGCTTGTGGGATCTGGTTTCAGGTCAGGAACTGGTCTGTTGTATGGGCCACAAAGACAAAGTTTATAAAGTCGCCTTCCTTCCCGGCGACCGCCACGCTATTTCCTGCAGCTATGACGGAACGGTCAGACTCTGGGGATTGTGGAAGAATTGA